The Blastococcus sp. HT6-4 genome window below encodes:
- a CDS encoding LacI family DNA-binding transcriptional regulator: MTLDSSPADVAGRDTDDVPIPVIPAVTVPALRGRVTMQQVAAEAGVSISTVSKVINGRYGVSAETVDHVTQVIERLGYEASLVARSLRNRRTNVIGVLVMDFEPFSTEVLKGVADAIHGSGYELIAYSAGGHVEAREGWERRSLTRLMGSLVDGAVLVTPTVTDVQIDGPVVAVDPHTGPSRLPSVAADNLQGARLGVEHLLALGHTRIGMITGRSDLLSAQQREQGYREALAAAGLPVDPDLMRSGGFELDPARQAARELLSRSDPPTAVFAANDLSALMTLEVAKELGLDVPGQLSVVGFDNIPESAMADPPLTTVQQPIRRMGAEATAMLLALISGEGLADAHRTLATSVVVRASTVPPGRA; encoded by the coding sequence ATGACGCTCGACTCATCGCCTGCCGACGTCGCCGGCCGGGACACCGACGACGTCCCGATCCCGGTGATCCCCGCCGTCACCGTGCCGGCACTGCGCGGCCGCGTGACGATGCAGCAGGTCGCGGCGGAGGCCGGCGTCTCCATCTCCACCGTGTCGAAGGTCATCAACGGGCGGTACGGCGTCTCCGCCGAGACGGTCGACCACGTGACCCAGGTGATCGAGCGCCTGGGCTACGAGGCGAGCCTGGTCGCGCGCAGCCTGCGCAATCGCCGCACCAACGTCATCGGCGTGCTGGTCATGGACTTCGAGCCGTTCAGCACAGAGGTGCTCAAGGGGGTGGCCGACGCCATCCACGGCTCCGGCTACGAACTGATCGCCTACTCCGCCGGCGGGCACGTCGAGGCGCGCGAGGGGTGGGAGCGCCGATCGCTGACCCGGTTGATGGGATCGCTCGTCGACGGTGCCGTGCTCGTCACGCCGACCGTGACCGACGTGCAGATCGACGGACCGGTGGTGGCGGTCGATCCGCACACCGGTCCGTCGCGACTTCCCTCGGTGGCTGCGGACAACCTGCAGGGTGCTCGGCTCGGTGTGGAGCACCTGCTCGCGTTGGGACACACCCGGATCGGCATGATCACCGGACGGTCGGACCTGCTCTCCGCGCAGCAGCGGGAGCAGGGCTACCGCGAGGCGCTCGCCGCCGCGGGGCTGCCGGTGGACCCGGATCTGATGCGGTCCGGTGGCTTCGAGCTGGACCCGGCGCGGCAGGCGGCCCGCGAACTGCTCTCGCGCTCCGACCCACCGACCGCGGTGTTCGCGGCGAACGACCTCTCAGCGCTGATGACGCTGGAGGTGGCGAAGGAGCTCGGCCTGGACGTGCCCGGTCAGCTCTCCGTGGTCGGATTCGACAACATCCCGGAATCCGCGATGGCCGATCCCCCGCTGACCACGGTGCAGCAACCGATCCGGCGGATGGGGGCGGAGGCCACGGCCATGCTCCTGGCCCTCATCTCCGGCGAGGGGCTCGCCGACGCCCACCGCACCCTGGCCACGTCCGTGGTCGTGCGCGCGTCCACCGTCCCCCCGGGGAGGGCGTGA
- the ald gene encoding alanine dehydrogenase translates to MRVGVPREIKNREYRVALTPAGVTELTRAGHEVLVEQAAGEGSSIPDADFAAAGARIVASADDVWADADLLLKVKEPVAEEYGRLRADQTLFTYLHLAASKECTDALVASGTTAIAYETVQTADGALPLLAPMSEVAGRMAPQVGAHCLERAHGGRGVLLGGVSGVYAAKVVVIGAGVSGMNAAAIALGMQAEVVVMDRDIDKLRAADRIYQGHLQTVASNAYEVERAVLDADLVIGAVLVPGAKAPTLVSNELVSRMKTGSVLVDIAVDQGGCFEDTRPTTHDEPTFRVHDSVFYCVANMPGAVPNTSTHALTNVTLPYVMALANEGTVGAVRARPALAHGVNVVDGRVVLPEVAEAHGMGAVPLEEVLT, encoded by the coding sequence ATGCGGGTCGGGGTTCCCCGAGAGATCAAGAATCGGGAGTACCGGGTGGCGCTCACCCCGGCCGGGGTGACGGAGCTGACGCGGGCCGGGCACGAGGTGCTGGTCGAGCAGGCGGCGGGGGAGGGCTCCTCGATCCCCGACGCCGACTTCGCCGCCGCGGGGGCGCGGATCGTCGCCTCCGCCGATGACGTGTGGGCCGACGCCGACCTGCTGCTGAAGGTCAAGGAGCCGGTGGCCGAGGAGTACGGCCGCCTGCGCGCGGACCAGACGCTGTTCACCTACCTGCACCTGGCGGCCTCGAAGGAGTGCACCGACGCGCTGGTCGCCTCCGGCACCACCGCGATCGCCTACGAGACGGTGCAGACCGCCGACGGCGCGCTGCCGCTGCTGGCCCCCATGTCGGAGGTCGCCGGCCGCATGGCGCCGCAGGTCGGGGCGCACTGCCTGGAGCGGGCGCACGGGGGCCGAGGGGTCCTGCTGGGCGGGGTCTCGGGCGTCTACGCCGCGAAGGTGGTCGTCATCGGCGCCGGGGTCTCGGGGATGAATGCCGCGGCCATCGCGCTCGGCATGCAGGCCGAGGTCGTCGTCATGGACCGGGACATCGACAAGCTGCGCGCCGCCGACCGGATCTACCAGGGCCACCTGCAGACCGTCGCCTCCAACGCCTACGAGGTGGAGCGCGCCGTGCTCGACGCCGACCTCGTGATCGGCGCGGTGCTCGTGCCCGGGGCGAAGGCGCCCACCCTGGTGAGCAACGAACTGGTCTCCCGGATGAAGACGGGCTCGGTGCTGGTCGACATCGCCGTCGACCAGGGCGGCTGCTTCGAGGACACCCGGCCGACCACGCACGACGAGCCGACCTTCCGGGTGCACGACTCGGTCTTCTACTGCGTGGCGAACATGCCCGGCGCCGTCCCCAACACCTCCACGCACGCGCTGACCAACGTGACGCTGCCCTACGTGATGGCGCTGGCCAACGAGGGCACCGTCGGTGCCGTCCGCGCGCGCCCGGCCCTCGCCCACGGCGTCAACGTCGTGGACGGCCGGGTGGTGCTGCCGGAGGTCGCCGAGGCCCACGGCATGGGGGCCGTCCCGCTGGAGGAGGTGCTGACCTGA
- a CDS encoding extracellular solute-binding protein — MLCSSAVLLTVTACGGDDSSASGGDDSTITWWHNSNNEPGRGFYEQVAEDFENDNPGVEVEVVAMAHEDMVDRLAAAFQSGDLPDVYMERGGGELADHVEAGLVRDLTQEADEIIDKLGGTVSGWQVDGQTYALPFSLGVVGFWYNTELFEQAGISEPPATMEELYAAIDKLKAAGITPISVGAGDKWPAAHYWYYTALRACGQEVLEDAVTSLDFTDECFVTAGEELQNLIETEPFNPGFLTTPAQEGATSASGLLASEQVAMELAGHWEPGVMQGLTDDGEGLGEKTGWFAFPAIEGGEGDPDAQLGGGDAWAVSTDAPDASVDLVKYLLSDDVQRGFAENDMGLPTNPAATDAVSDPALAQLLEVRDAAPYIQLYFDTAFGASIGGAMNDAIALMFAGEATPEDIVEATTQAAELEK, encoded by the coding sequence GTGCTCTGCAGCAGTGCGGTGCTGCTGACGGTCACTGCCTGTGGTGGTGACGACAGCAGCGCCTCGGGAGGCGATGACAGCACGATTACCTGGTGGCACAACTCGAACAACGAGCCCGGCCGGGGCTTCTACGAGCAGGTGGCCGAGGACTTCGAGAACGACAACCCCGGCGTGGAGGTCGAGGTCGTGGCCATGGCCCACGAGGACATGGTCGACCGGCTGGCGGCCGCTTTCCAGAGCGGCGACCTGCCGGACGTGTACATGGAGCGCGGTGGCGGCGAGCTCGCCGACCACGTGGAGGCCGGACTGGTCCGCGACCTCACCCAGGAGGCGGACGAGATCATCGACAAGCTCGGCGGCACCGTGTCCGGTTGGCAGGTCGACGGACAGACCTACGCGCTGCCGTTCTCCCTCGGCGTCGTCGGCTTCTGGTACAACACCGAGCTCTTCGAGCAGGCCGGCATCAGCGAGCCGCCGGCCACGATGGAAGAGCTCTACGCGGCCATCGACAAGCTGAAGGCCGCGGGCATCACGCCCATCTCCGTCGGCGCGGGCGACAAGTGGCCGGCCGCCCACTACTGGTACTACACGGCGCTGCGGGCCTGCGGCCAGGAGGTCCTCGAGGATGCGGTCACCAGCCTCGACTTCACCGACGAGTGCTTCGTGACGGCCGGCGAGGAGCTGCAGAACCTGATCGAGACCGAGCCCTTCAACCCCGGCTTCCTCACGACGCCGGCGCAGGAGGGGGCCACCTCGGCCTCCGGCCTGCTCGCGTCGGAGCAGGTCGCGATGGAGCTGGCCGGCCACTGGGAGCCCGGCGTGATGCAGGGCCTCACCGATGACGGCGAGGGTCTGGGCGAGAAGACCGGGTGGTTCGCGTTCCCGGCCATCGAGGGCGGCGAGGGCGACCCCGATGCACAGCTCGGCGGTGGCGACGCGTGGGCCGTCTCGACCGACGCCCCGGACGCATCGGTCGACCTCGTCAAGTACCTGCTCTCCGACGACGTCCAGCGGGGCTTCGCGGAGAACGACATGGGTCTCCCGACGAACCCGGCCGCGACGGACGCCGTCTCCGACCCGGCGCTGGCCCAGCTGCTCGAGGTCCGCGACGCGGCGCCCTACATCCAGCTCTACTTCGACACCGCCTTCGGGGCGTCGATCGGTGGTGCGATGAACGACGCGATCGCCCTCATGTTCGCCGGCGAAGCGACGCCGGAGGACATCGTGGAAGCGACCACGCAGGCCGCCGAACTGGAGAAGTGA
- the scpB gene encoding SMC-Scp complex subunit ScpB → MTDDRPDHERVPISWDALAAELAATREQAEERGDADPTTWDAVAAELAARVAERPADDHPVPVVPDETAPARDARPVPEPEPVPEPVPEPEPEPEPLELLDPVQLRGGLEALLFVMDDPVDEQTLAAALRCSADQVRAGLAELAAGYDQRSAGMTLRRVGEGWRLYTREEHAAVVERYLVDGQRSRLTQAALETLAVIAYRQPVTRARVSAIRGVGVDGVMRTLIGRGLVHEVGSDPDSGGGLYATTPLFLERLGLSGLDELPELAPLLPETATVLDEHPDA, encoded by the coding sequence GTGACCGACGATCGCCCCGACCACGAGCGTGTGCCCATCTCGTGGGACGCCCTCGCCGCCGAGCTGGCCGCCACCCGCGAGCAGGCCGAGGAGCGCGGCGACGCCGACCCCACCACCTGGGACGCCGTCGCCGCCGAGCTGGCCGCCCGGGTCGCCGAGCGGCCGGCGGACGACCACCCCGTGCCGGTGGTCCCGGACGAGACGGCGCCGGCCCGGGACGCCCGGCCCGTGCCCGAGCCCGAGCCCGTGCCCGAGCCCGTGCCCGAGCCCGAGCCGGAGCCGGAGCCGCTGGAGCTGCTGGACCCGGTGCAGCTGCGGGGCGGTCTCGAGGCGCTGCTGTTCGTGATGGACGACCCGGTCGACGAGCAGACCCTGGCGGCCGCGCTGCGCTGCTCGGCCGACCAGGTCCGCGCCGGGCTGGCCGAGCTCGCGGCGGGCTACGACCAGCGATCGGCCGGGATGACGCTGCGCCGGGTGGGGGAGGGCTGGCGGCTCTACACGCGCGAGGAGCACGCCGCCGTCGTCGAGCGGTACCTGGTGGACGGCCAGCGCAGCCGCCTGACGCAGGCGGCGCTGGAGACCCTCGCGGTCATCGCGTACCGGCAGCCGGTGACCCGGGCGCGGGTCTCGGCGATCCGCGGCGTCGGCGTCGACGGCGTGATGCGCACGCTGATCGGCCGGGGCCTCGTACACGAGGTGGGCAGCGACCCCGACAGCGGCGGAGGGCTCTACGCGACGACGCCGCTGTTCCTCGAACGGCTGGGGCTGAGCGGCCTCGACGAGCTGCCCGAGCTGGCGCCGCTGCTGCCGGAGACCGCGACGGTCCTCGACGAGCACCCCGACGCCTGA
- a CDS encoding ScpA family protein, whose translation MSESTGAVPPADQAAGAAPARFTVKLTNFEGPFDLLLQLIGKHKLDVTEIALSTVTDEFIAHLRALGDELDLDQASEFLVVASTLLDLKAARLLPAAEVDDEEDLELLEARDLLFARLLQYKAYKQAAAFLREREGDAARRFPREAGLEARFAELVPEVLLDLTPQQFAALAARALAPKAPETVSVSHLHAPAVSVSEQLLLVRNQLVRAGTASFRALTADCAHTLEVVARFLALLELYRQQRVVFEQLTPLGDLHVRWIGDAVPDPAGAPADDADEEYR comes from the coding sequence GTGAGCGAGAGCACCGGAGCGGTTCCGCCGGCCGATCAGGCCGCCGGGGCCGCTCCGGCCCGTTTCACGGTCAAGCTCACCAACTTCGAGGGGCCGTTCGACCTGCTGCTGCAGCTGATCGGCAAGCACAAGCTCGACGTCACCGAGATCGCGCTGTCGACGGTCACCGACGAGTTCATCGCCCACCTGCGGGCGCTCGGCGACGAGCTGGACCTCGACCAGGCCAGCGAGTTCCTCGTCGTGGCCTCCACGCTGCTCGACCTCAAGGCCGCCCGGCTGCTGCCGGCCGCGGAGGTCGACGACGAGGAGGACCTGGAGCTGCTGGAGGCCCGGGACCTGCTGTTCGCGCGGCTGCTGCAGTACAAGGCCTACAAGCAGGCGGCGGCCTTCCTCCGCGAGCGCGAGGGCGACGCCGCCCGCCGGTTCCCGCGGGAGGCCGGCCTGGAAGCCCGGTTCGCCGAGCTGGTGCCGGAGGTGCTGCTGGACCTCACCCCGCAGCAGTTCGCCGCCCTGGCCGCCCGCGCACTGGCCCCCAAGGCGCCCGAGACGGTCAGCGTCTCGCACCTGCACGCGCCGGCGGTGAGCGTCTCCGAGCAGCTGCTGCTGGTGCGCAACCAGCTCGTGCGGGCGGGCACGGCCAGCTTCCGGGCGCTCACCGCCGACTGCGCGCACACCCTCGAGGTCGTGGCCCGCTTCCTGGCCCTGCTCGAGCTGTACCGGCAGCAGCGGGTGGTGTTCGAGCAGCTGACGCCGCTGGGGGACCTGCACGTCCGCTGGATCGGCGACGCCGTACCCGACCCGGCCGGCGCACCCGCCGATGACGCCGACGAGGAGTACCGGTGA
- a CDS encoding pseudouridine synthase yields MNTASPNDEHTTEAGDGWSEDMELAPEHPGDRAPAGPGDDRQGERLQKVLARAGVASRRVVEDMIDAGRIAVNGQQVRVQGMRVDPATDKISVDGVRLEIRDDRVTYALNKPPGVITAMSDDRNRPTVGEMVGDLAPGLVHVGRLDQDTEGLLLVTNDGELAHRLAHPSYAVPKTYLAQVSGSVPRDLARRLRAGIDLDDGPVKVDSFRVVDTHAGQSVVEVVLHEGRKHIVRRLLAAVNLPVSRLTRTAVGPIELRAMRSGTIRKLARHEVGALEELVGL; encoded by the coding sequence ATGAACACCGCATCCCCGAACGACGAGCACACCACCGAGGCCGGCGACGGCTGGTCCGAGGACATGGAACTGGCCCCCGAGCACCCCGGCGACCGCGCACCCGCCGGCCCCGGCGACGACCGGCAGGGGGAGCGGCTGCAGAAGGTGCTGGCCCGGGCCGGAGTCGCCTCGCGGCGGGTCGTCGAGGACATGATCGACGCCGGCCGGATCGCCGTGAACGGCCAGCAGGTGCGGGTCCAGGGCATGCGCGTCGACCCGGCCACGGACAAGATCTCCGTCGACGGTGTCCGCCTGGAGATCCGCGACGACCGCGTCACCTACGCCCTGAACAAGCCGCCGGGCGTGATCACCGCGATGAGCGACGACCGCAACCGCCCCACCGTCGGCGAGATGGTGGGCGACCTCGCACCCGGGCTGGTGCACGTCGGCCGGCTCGACCAGGACACCGAGGGCCTGCTGCTGGTCACCAACGACGGCGAGCTCGCCCACCGCCTGGCCCACCCCAGCTACGCGGTGCCCAAGACCTACCTGGCGCAGGTCTCGGGGTCGGTGCCGCGTGACCTGGCCCGCCGGCTGCGCGCCGGGATCGACCTGGACGACGGGCCGGTGAAGGTCGACTCGTTCCGCGTGGTCGACACCCACGCCGGCCAGTCGGTCGTCGAGGTCGTGCTGCACGAGGGCCGCAAGCACATCGTCCGCCGCCTGCTCGCCGCCGTGAACCTGCCGGTCTCCCGGCTCACCCGCACGGCGGTCGGCCCGATCGAGCTCCGCGCGATGCGCTCGGGCACCATCCGCAAGCTCGCCCGCCACGAGGTCGGCGCCCTGGAGGAGCTGGTCGGGCTCTGA
- a CDS encoding NUDIX hydrolase: MAEEGAHAYRVVASEEIYTGHVIELRRDTVAMPEGGDSVREVVRHPGAVAVVALDDDGNVVLLRQYRHPVGDYLWELPAGLRDADGEPPLETAKRELAEEVQLAADRWSLLTTHYSSPGFCDEKVLVYLAEGLSDVDRPEGFTVEHEELDMTVERVPLGDAVQRVFDGDIRNVAAVVGLLAAAQARASSPRLRPVDAG, from the coding sequence ATGGCCGAGGAGGGGGCGCACGCGTACCGGGTGGTCGCCAGCGAGGAGATCTACACCGGCCACGTGATCGAGCTCCGTCGGGACACCGTCGCCATGCCGGAGGGCGGCGACAGCGTCCGCGAGGTGGTCCGCCACCCGGGTGCCGTGGCCGTCGTGGCGCTCGACGACGACGGGAACGTGGTGCTGCTCCGGCAGTACCGGCACCCGGTCGGGGACTACCTGTGGGAGCTGCCCGCCGGGCTGCGCGACGCCGACGGCGAGCCGCCCCTGGAGACGGCGAAGCGGGAGCTGGCCGAGGAGGTGCAGCTCGCCGCGGACCGCTGGTCGCTGCTCACCACGCACTACAGCAGCCCCGGGTTCTGCGACGAGAAGGTGCTGGTCTACCTCGCCGAGGGGCTCAGCGACGTCGACCGGCCCGAGGGCTTCACCGTCGAGCACGAGGAGCTGGACATGACCGTCGAGCGGGTGCCGCTCGGCGACGCCGTCCAGCGGGTGTTCGACGGGGACATCCGGAACGTCGCCGCCGTCGTGGGTCTGCTCGCCGCCGCTCAGGCGCGCGCGTCGTCGCCGCGGCTGCGCCCCGTCGACGCCGGCTGA
- a CDS encoding sugar ABC transporter permease, which yields MTRVTAAPEATDPGAAVTRGGAHTSRVTRRRRGGKRRQRLEILLFVTPALALMAIFVLYPVFSATRMSLYSWKGFGPMDDFVGLDNYLRVLSDDVFTDAVMHNFIIVFASIAVQLPLGLALALLLNRRIKGRGVLRTIVFVPYVLAEVIAGVVWFQLLQPRTGLLERMLSSVGIPVPEQGFLGTPDLALATVFVVLTWKYLGLAVLLFLAGLQGVPDELHEAAQLDGASWWQVQRRIAVPLIAPTIRTWIFLSMIGSLQLFDMVWILTGGGPANATTTMVTYLISMGTQRSNYGIAGAASVVLFLIGFAMAVAYQALVLRRDTKADA from the coding sequence ATGACCAGAGTGACCGCTGCGCCGGAGGCGACGGACCCCGGCGCAGCGGTCACCCGGGGCGGCGCACACACGTCCCGGGTGACCCGCCGCCGCCGGGGCGGAAAGCGCCGGCAGCGCCTCGAGATCCTCCTGTTCGTGACGCCGGCCCTGGCGCTGATGGCGATCTTCGTCCTCTACCCGGTCTTCTCCGCGACCCGGATGTCGCTCTACAGCTGGAAGGGCTTCGGCCCGATGGACGACTTCGTCGGCCTGGACAACTACCTGCGCGTGCTGTCCGACGACGTCTTCACCGACGCGGTCATGCACAACTTCATCATCGTCTTCGCCTCGATCGCGGTGCAGCTGCCGCTGGGCCTGGCGCTCGCACTGCTGCTCAACCGCCGCATCAAGGGGCGCGGGGTGCTGCGGACGATCGTCTTCGTCCCGTACGTGCTCGCCGAGGTGATCGCCGGCGTCGTGTGGTTCCAGCTGCTGCAGCCGCGCACCGGGCTGCTCGAGCGGATGCTGTCGTCGGTGGGGATCCCGGTCCCCGAGCAGGGGTTCCTGGGCACGCCCGACCTCGCCCTGGCCACCGTCTTCGTCGTCCTGACGTGGAAGTACCTCGGCCTGGCCGTGCTGCTCTTCCTCGCCGGGCTGCAGGGCGTCCCCGACGAACTGCACGAGGCCGCGCAACTCGACGGCGCCTCGTGGTGGCAGGTCCAGCGCCGGATCGCCGTCCCGCTCATCGCGCCCACCATCCGCACCTGGATCTTCCTGTCGATGATCGGCTCGCTGCAGCTGTTCGACATGGTCTGGATCCTCACCGGTGGTGGCCCGGCGAACGCCACGACCACGATGGTCACCTACCTGATCAGCATGGGCACCCAGCGCAGCAACTACGGGATCGCCGGTGCGGCGTCGGTCGTGCTGTTCCTCATCGGCTTCGCGATGGCGGTGGCCTACCAGGCCCTGGTGCTGCGCCGTGACACGAAGGCGGACGCATGA
- a CDS encoding carbohydrate ABC transporter permease, with protein sequence MARRPTRYGQGGPFVYLVALLVVAVTLGPVLYGALGGFRTNAQLARDPAGLPDPWVFSNYTNVLSSPAFWQYTLNSTAIALITTVVAVLAGVMAAYPLARYQFKLREPLFLVFVLGLLFPAAVAIIPLFILVTQDLALANTWWGVALPQAAFALPVTVVILRPFLAALPKELEEAAMLDGATRVGIFWRIALPLSMPALVTVGVLAFVTSWNAYLLPLLLLRGDTRTLPLGVADFSTQYSADTAGVLAFTTIAMIPALVLFLAMQGRIVSGLQGAVKG encoded by the coding sequence ATGGCACGACGACCGACGAGGTACGGACAGGGCGGCCCGTTCGTCTACCTGGTGGCGCTGCTGGTCGTGGCGGTCACGCTGGGGCCCGTGCTCTACGGCGCCCTCGGCGGCTTCCGCACCAACGCCCAGCTGGCACGCGACCCCGCCGGGCTCCCCGACCCGTGGGTGTTCAGCAACTACACCAACGTCCTCAGCAGTCCGGCCTTCTGGCAGTACACGCTCAACTCGACCGCGATCGCCCTCATCACCACGGTGGTGGCGGTGCTCGCCGGCGTGATGGCCGCCTATCCGTTGGCGCGCTACCAGTTCAAGCTCCGGGAGCCGCTGTTCCTGGTCTTCGTGCTGGGTCTGCTGTTCCCGGCCGCGGTGGCCATCATCCCGCTGTTCATCCTCGTGACCCAGGACCTGGCCCTCGCCAACACCTGGTGGGGCGTCGCGCTGCCGCAGGCGGCGTTCGCGCTGCCGGTCACGGTGGTGATCCTGCGGCCGTTCCTGGCGGCGCTGCCCAAGGAGCTCGAAGAGGCGGCCATGCTCGACGGCGCCACCCGCGTGGGCATCTTCTGGCGGATCGCGCTCCCGCTGTCGATGCCGGCCCTGGTCACGGTCGGCGTCCTCGCCTTCGTCACCTCCTGGAACGCCTACCTCCTCCCGCTGCTCCTGCTGCGGGGCGACACGCGCACCCTGCCGCTCGGCGTGGCCGACTTCTCGACCCAGTACTCCGCCGACACCGCGGGTGTGCTGGCGTTCACCACCATCGCGATGATCCCGGCGCTCGTCCTGTTCCTCGCGATGCAGGGGCGCATCGTGAGCGGCCTGCAGGGAGCGGTGAAGGGCTGA
- a CDS encoding site-specific tyrosine recombinase XerD produces the protein MTGYLDHLTVERGLAANTIASYRRDLRRYAEYLDAAGVRGLGEVAESDVAGFLAALRRGDDDHPPLSATSAARAVVAVRGLHRFALLDGLVTDDVAHQVRPPTPARRLPKAVPVESVVALIEAAGSLEGPRGLRDRALLELLYGTGARISEVVGLAVDDLDQGQCTVRLAGKGGKERVVPVGTFALRAVEEYLVRARPALAAGAAGGVRRGALFLNVRGGPLSRQSAWSILRTAAERAGLTGEISPHTLRHCFATHLIDGGADVRVVQELLGHASVTTTQVYTLVTVDRLREVYATSHPRALS, from the coding sequence GTGACCGGCTACCTGGACCACCTCACCGTCGAGCGGGGCCTGGCGGCCAACACCATCGCGTCCTACCGGCGCGACCTGCGCCGCTACGCCGAGTACCTGGACGCGGCCGGGGTGCGCGGGCTCGGTGAGGTCGCGGAGTCCGACGTCGCGGGGTTCCTCGCCGCCCTCCGCCGGGGCGACGACGACCACCCCCCGCTGTCGGCGACGTCGGCGGCGCGGGCGGTCGTCGCCGTCCGGGGGCTGCACCGGTTCGCCCTGCTCGACGGCCTGGTGACCGACGACGTGGCGCACCAGGTGCGCCCGCCGACGCCGGCCCGCCGGCTGCCCAAGGCGGTGCCGGTCGAGTCGGTGGTCGCGCTGATCGAGGCGGCCGGATCGCTGGAGGGGCCGCGCGGGCTGCGCGACCGCGCGCTGCTGGAGCTGCTGTACGGCACCGGTGCGCGCATCTCCGAGGTGGTCGGGCTCGCCGTGGACGACCTCGACCAGGGGCAGTGCACGGTCCGCCTGGCCGGCAAGGGCGGCAAGGAGCGCGTCGTCCCGGTGGGGACCTTCGCGCTGCGCGCGGTCGAGGAGTACCTCGTCCGGGCGCGGCCGGCGCTGGCGGCCGGCGCCGCGGGCGGCGTGCGGCGGGGAGCGCTGTTCCTCAACGTCCGCGGCGGCCCGCTGTCCCGGCAGAGCGCCTGGTCGATCCTCCGCACCGCGGCCGAGCGGGCCGGGCTGACCGGCGAGATCTCACCGCACACGCTGCGGCACTGCTTCGCGACCCACCTGATCGACGGCGGCGCCGACGTCCGCGTCGTGCAGGAGCTGCTCGGCCACGCGTCGGTGACCACCACGCAGGTCTACACGCTGGTCACCGTCGACCGGCTGCGCGAGGTGTACGCCACCAGCCATCCACGCGCGCTGAGCTGA
- a CDS encoding AAA family ATPase, protein MAIRADAASAVARPHDSDPEMGAAALRTDPARARQRPLPDPKPLTQHGPARVIAMCNQKGGVGKTTSTINLGAALVEFGRKVLLIDLDPQGALSVGLGVPAQNMDRTIYNVLMERQTGLRDVRVATDIPGLDLVPSNIDLSAAEVQLVSEVAREQTLLRVLAEVRDEYDYVLIDCQPSLGLLTVNALTAAQGVVIPLECEFFSLRGVALLVDTIDKVKERLNPSLEINGILATMYDSRTVHCREVFSRVVEAFGDTVFQTVIQRTVRFPETTVAGQPITTWAPTSTGAAAYRDLAREVLAP, encoded by the coding sequence ATGGCGATCCGAGCGGACGCGGCCTCTGCCGTCGCGCGCCCGCACGACTCCGACCCAGAGATGGGGGCGGCTGCGCTGCGGACCGATCCGGCCCGGGCGCGTCAGCGCCCGCTGCCGGACCCGAAGCCGCTGACCCAGCACGGTCCCGCCCGTGTCATCGCGATGTGCAACCAGAAGGGCGGCGTGGGCAAGACGACGTCCACGATCAACCTGGGTGCCGCGCTGGTCGAGTTCGGGCGGAAGGTGCTGCTCATCGACCTGGACCCGCAGGGTGCGCTGTCGGTGGGCCTGGGCGTGCCGGCGCAGAACATGGACCGGACGATCTACAACGTCCTGATGGAGCGGCAGACCGGCCTCCGGGACGTCCGGGTGGCGACCGACATCCCCGGCCTGGACCTGGTGCCCAGCAACATCGACCTGTCCGCCGCGGAGGTCCAGCTGGTCAGCGAGGTGGCCCGCGAGCAGACCCTGCTGCGCGTGCTGGCCGAGGTCCGCGACGAGTACGACTACGTCCTCATCGACTGCCAGCCCTCGCTCGGCCTGCTGACGGTCAACGCGCTCACCGCCGCGCAGGGCGTGGTCATCCCGCTGGAGTGCGAGTTCTTCTCGCTGCGCGGCGTCGCCCTGCTGGTCGACACGATCGACAAGGTCAAGGAGCGGCTCAACCCGTCGCTGGAGATCAACGGCATCCTCGCCACCATGTACGACTCCCGGACCGTGCACTGCCGGGAGGTGTTCAGCCGGGTCGTCGAGGCGTTCGGCGACACCGTCTTCCAGACCGTCATCCAGCGCACCGTGCGGTTCCCGGAGACCACGGTCGCCGGGCAGCCGATCACCACGTGGGCACCCACGTCGACGGGCGCCGCGGCGTACCGCGACCTCGCCAGGGAGGTGCTGGCGCCGTGA